TGGAGATGGGTGGGCTGAGGGCAGGTTGGGGGTTTCATCTACCCCTTTCAGTGGTGACCAGGTGACTTGCCCAGCAGGAGGCAGAGGGTGGGCTCAGGGCATCGCCCCTTGTGGTGAGTATGGGGGGTGGGCATGACTTCTCATCTGTCTGTCCCCCAGACCGCCCTGGTGGTGCAGGCTGTGAAGAAGGACCAGGAGGGGGACGCTGCGGCCGCCTTATCTCTCTACTGCAAGGCTCTGGACTTCTTCGTGCCTGCCCTGCACTGTGAGTGCCAGGCCGGGTGCAGCAGGGGTGGGGTCAGCCATAGTTGCAGTGGCTGGATTCCAGAAGCAGCTCCCCTTCCAGAATTTTGTGGGAGACAAGGCAGAGGGTAAATCTGGAACTTAGTGCTTTGGGGGATTCCAGAGGGTTTGGTGTGGGGCAGGCGTCTCCTCGCTCTAGACTCCTCATATAAACCCGCACTTTCTGCAGATGAAGTGGACACCCAGCAGAAGGAGGCAATTAAGGCAAAGGTGAATAAGAGTCCCCTGAGGAAATGGGTGAGGGATCCCAGGGCCTCTGGGGATTGGCTCTTAGAGGAACCTCTCTCCCTGGGAAGGGGGTCAGGCCAGCCTCAGTTGACCTCTGACGTTACAGTTTGGGGCGGTCCCTGAGGGAGAACCTGGAGGTGGGTGCTGGCGAGGCAGGCAAGGTGTGAGAGCCGTTCCTCGGCCCCTTGTCCTCCTGCAGGTGGGACAGTACATGTCCCGGGCTGAGGAGCTCAAGGCCATCGTCTCCTCCTCCAATCGGGCCCTGTTGAGGCAGGGGACCCCTGCCCGAGACCTGCTCAGAGGTAGGCCCCAATCCTGGCTGACCACCAGTTCCCAGCAACTTCCCTCCAGCCTGAGGGGGAGGCAGGTTGGGGTAGGCATCCTGAGATGAGAAAGCAGGCTGCTCCCCTCACCCTGAGCCTTTGCGCCTCATCCCAGAGATGGCCCGGGACAAGCCGTGCCTCCTAGCTGCCCTGGAAGTGGCTTCAGCTGCCATGGCTAAGGTTTGTAGCCAGTGGGAGGGgtctgggcagggcagggagaaATCCAAGTCATCCCCCTAAATGACCTGGTGTCCCTGTGGCTGCAGGAGGATGAGGCTGGTGGGGAGCAGGATGCTCTGGCCCTGTACCAGCACAGCCTGGAGGAGCTGCTTCTACTGCTGGCAGGTGAGGCCCCATCACCATACTCCCCTAAGCCCCTGGCTGCCCTGCCCTCACCACgtgccctccctctctctgcagcGGAGCCCCCAGGCCGGAGGCGGGAGCTACTTCACACTGAGGTGCCCACTGGGGTCGGGAGGCTTGGGGggcttcctcttccccttttgCCCCACTCCCATTTGTGGGGACCTCCTTGGGTTCCCTCAGGGTGCTCCAAGTCTGGGAGTTAGACCACACAGACTTGCTAAGTTGGTGGCCCCTCTCACTCCATCAGGGCTTGGGTGCTCAGGTCAGGGCAAGGGGACAGGCAGGATCTGGGAACTCAGCAGCAGtcaggaggcttcctggaggaaggagcAGATAAGGACTCAGAGGCAAGTTGTTCTAATGAGGCAGAGGGTTCTGGAGAGCATCGGGAGTGAGGAGGAGCTCAATTTGAAGGCCTCTCCTCGCCCCACGTCCATGGGCATGTCTTCCCTTGGCAGGTTCAGAATCTCATGGCTCGAGCTGAATACCTGAAGGAGCAGGTCAAGGTGGGCACATGGGGGCCCACACTGGGGCGAAGCTTTATGTGTTCTGTTCCTCTCTGCCTGTGGCTGTCTGTCCCCTGCTCCCCACTGTGTGTCCCCCACTCCCCGCTGTGTATGTCTTCCTCTCGTCTCTGTCTGAAGGCCTCTCCATCACTGTCTCTGCCCTTTATGTTCTGCAGATGAGGGAGTCTCATTGGGAAGCTGAGACCCTGGACAAAGAGGGGCTGTCGGAGTCTGTTCGTAGCTGTGAGTCCTGCCCTGGAGTCTGACCCTCCCCGCAAGGAGGGGTGGGAGCTGGGGCAGCCCTGGATTCTGCCTCTTTTGCCAGAGACCTGAGACTGACGCTCCCCACTTTCCCCTCCACAGCTTGTACTCTGCAGTGACCCTGCAGGATGATTGGACAGGTCACTGGGAATTGGGGACACGCTCACCCCAGCTGACCCTCAGAATTCTGTGGCCCTCTGCCACCCTGCGGAGCAGGCTTCCTGGATGGGCAACCCTGGAACGCCCCACATCCCAGCATCCCCAGCACCACTTGAATGACTCTTAACCCCCTACCCACTGTGTGTACTGGGAGCactggggtggggaggactcTGGGAGAAGAGTGTTTCTTTCACGTGACTTCTGTTATTTGGTGGTTGCTGAGCCCTGAGcctgttgatttctgtttttgctCTGAGACAAGCAGGGAGCCCTCTGCAGGGCACTTGTTCTCTTTCCCCTCCTTGCCAGGAGGCAGCTGTGCCCTGTGTCCACCCCTTTCCTTCCTGGGAGCCTTTATTGCAAGTCACCTCCCTCCTTGCACTGGAGCAGGGCACTCCAAGACCCCTCAGGGAGCACCCATCCCACCATATGCACTCAGCCCCGCAGAACTCACCAGTCTTCCTGGGAGCTGACCCCTGCCCACCCTCTCAATATTTTAAGATAATCCTTCATGCATGAAAATAATAGCTTTTGTAGAGGTGGGGCAAATTTGAGAAATCCCATGCCTTGTTCTTGCCCTGGCCTTGGGGGTACAAGGGGAGGGGCCCTCAGTCATCCCTCCCACCTTCATCCCTCTGTGGGGAATGCCCCTACTGGCCTCAGAGCTGGTCCTGGCCTGGGATGGGGAGGCATGGGGGCTGCCTGGCCTTTCAGGCTCCAGGGGACCCAGTGATCCAGGAGACCTGATTCTAGGTCTGACActgctgctgtgtgtgtgtgtgtgaccccGGGCAAGCTCCTTCCCCTTTCTGGGCCTGGGTCTCCCCATCTCTCCAATGGGACTGCTACCATCTCCTCAACCCCCTACATGGGCTTCCAGGAGAACAAAGTGACTTTAACCTGGAAAGACTATATACACCTAGAGTTATTTAGGGGTTTCTTTTCTAAAAAGGCAGAGAGGGTGTTAGTGATTTCTAACCCTTCTGCCCTGAAATGCCTCCTTGGGGCTAGAGTTGTCTGCCTTCCCTGTAGGAGGCTGGGTGTAAAGAATGTAATTcattgtttttctattattttctaaaCTTGTTCTTCTCTTCTTGACCTGGGAAAAACTGGAGGTAGCCCCTGTTCACAGGCTGGGACTAGAGGAGCCCCAGGAAAAGCTGGGTGACAtgagggagggctgggggaggccCCAGGGTGGGGGAGTGAGAGCCACATCTGCCTCCTGCCCTTAGCCCCTGGGAGATCTGGGAGAGTCAGGTGGACCAGCCACCAGTCCTCCCACCACCCAGGAGACCAGCACAGGCCTGGGAGCCCAGGCAAGGCCCTTCCTCTCTGCACGTGGATGAGTGCTCAGTGGCAAGAGTGCGGTCCTGTTACCCTCTGTGCTCTGCACTgcacactccctcaccccagttgcTACCCCCTCTTACCCCGGGCCAGTGAGTGGGCAGTGAGCTAGATCGGGGAAAGGGCATCCTCTAGGGTGTCCTGTGTTCATGCCCAGCTCCCCAGGCCCCCGAAGTTGGGGTGGTTTccagcagccctcaccccagCCACTGATGGGGTCTTGGCCTGAATGGCACTCAGGAGCATCTTTGGGGACTTAGGGGAAGGGGAGCTCCCCCTCCTGGACAGCCACCAAGGCTGCTCGGCCTTCCGTGCAGACCTTAAAGGGCTGCTGTGCAGGGAAGGAAACGTCAGGAGGGACCTAATTTCCCTGAAGCCTGACTGTTGGGAGGCAGTGTAGAGCAGTGGCCCAGAGGGCAGGAAGCATAGCTACAATTCTGGCCTTGCCATTTGGCCCTGAAGCTTGGGACCCATTGATTAGCCTGTTTctcagtaaaatgaggatgaaGATAAATGCCCCGTGGGAatgttaaggattaaatgagtcactGTACATGAGCGTGGCACACACAattcaataaatgtattttcagCTGGGGAACGGGCTGGACGAAAAAGCCTCAGTGAGTAAaatgaggggaaggaaggaggagaatgaATGGACCCAGCTGGGTGGGTGAGTGGAGAAgaatgggtgggagggagagtggGAGTGAGGAGGACAGGGTTTGTGAAAGACTAATTGAATAGAAGGATGATTGGATGAAAGGTTGGCCCCTCACACCCCAGTTTGTGATGTCTGCATTGGCTGTCTGAGAATAGGGGCCTGGTAGTATGATACACGTGGATGTGGAGAGGAGTGGGTCCCCATGGGGGCACTGGGTACAGGAAAGGCCTGGGAGGCTGAGGCCGGTGGAGGAGGCCCTGGGGAAGGGCCCTTCCCGGGCAAGACATTTAGATGTGTCTAAGCCACCTGCCAAGGAGGGAGGCAGCCCAGCCAGAGGAGGTGGGGCTCCCTAGGGCTTTCTTTGAATGACAGAGGCCTATGGGAAATATGCTAATCTGcttttttaataatatgttttttctcctagGAACAAGAGTTGTTTCTGTCTCTCACCTTTAAAACTTTGAAAGTGCCCAAGTAATGTTTGTGATGTATCTATGGTTCTTCACTACCAGTTAGAACTAGgtcggtaaaaaaaaaaaaaaagaaagtgcccaaggcagggcagggcccctccaccccctgctgcccaccccccaccccagcatcTGGGCGCTCACTCTGCCCTGTCCTCCTACCTCCACTAAGTCCCCCAAGCCTAGCCAGCGTTGGGCCCTTCTCCCAAGGGACCAACCCTGGGAGAAGAGCAGGGGAAGGAAGCGGGAGGCGGGGGAGGCCAGCAAAGCCTGGGGACCCCTCAGCCTGCCCTCCGTGCCCATCTCTGCCTGAGCCCCAGAGCCTCCACTACCCAGCCCCCACCCCGATTCCAGGGACGTGCAGACAGGTCAGAGCTGCTCAGGGTTCTCAGGCTGTGAGGAAGGAACCTGCCGCTCCCTAACCTCAGGCCCCAGCCAGCCCGTTGTGTGAGGGTTCAGTGAGTGCTCACCCCCCAGCCTCCCCACAGCCCGAATTCCTGCCTCTTTTGCCCTTGGTCCTGCAAACCACTGAAGGGAAAGGGGTCTGTCCAATCCCATTAGGCAGAAGGCCCCGGAGGGTGGAGTGCTGACGTGAGCCTTGATGCTGACGCTGCCAAGGAGGCCCATGCCTGCCCCACACACACAGCCTGGGGCCGGGACTTGGTCTCCTCCAGCTCCAGGAAGATCAGGAGGGGTTTTTGTCCAGTGACTACCCCGGGGGGCAGCCTAGGAGCAGCTCAGAGGCCTAGACCCCTTCCCCTGGGATGCTCAAGAGAGAAGGCCCAGCGTGACAGCCTGAGCAGCACTGCCCAGCTCCTGGGCCTGCGTCCTTCCCTGCCTCCACCCTCCTAACTCCTCGTCCTCTCTCCTCCACCTGTCCCTCCCCACATTACCTATTGCACAGGTTTTATGTTCCTTGTTCTTATTTTACAAAGGAGGCCTAACAGAAGCTTTGCCCTTGAAACCAAACCCTCAGCTCTTCCACCTGTAAATCTTGGCTGGCTTCTCCACAGACTGGTGTCAAGTGGGGGCACCAGGGTCAGCCTGTAGCACCTTGTTCCTCTCAGGCCCCTGGGATGGCCTGCTTGTGGACCCTCCTGGTTGGtctcctggagagagagagagagagagagagagagagagagagagagagagagagacacacacacacacacacacacacacacacacacacacacacacacacacacacacacacacacacacacacacacacacgagatgAGATTTGGACTTTTCACTTTAAAGAATGGGTTACCATTTATTGATATGGTCCATCATATGCCAAGGGCTTTA
This sequence is a window from Mesoplodon densirostris isolate mMesDen1 chromosome 4, mMesDen1 primary haplotype, whole genome shotgun sequence. Protein-coding genes within it:
- the ULK3 gene encoding serine/threonine-protein kinase ULK3 isoform X5 — encoded protein: MEFCAGGDLSRFIHTRRILPEKVARVFMQQLASALQFLHERNISHLDLKPQNILLSSLEKPHLKLADFGFAQHMSPWDEKHVLRGSPLYMAPEMVCQRQYDARVDLWSVGVILYEALFGQPPFASRSFSELEEKIRSNRVIELPLRPALSQDCRDLLQRLLERDPSRRISFQDFFAHPWVDLEHMPSGESLARATALVVQAVKKDQEGDAAAALSLYCKALDFFVPALHYEVDTQQKEAIKAKVGQYMSRAEELKAIVSSSNRALLRQGTPARDLLREMARDKPCLLAALEVASAAMAKEDEAGGEQDALALYQHSLEELLLLLAGEAPSPYSPKPLAALPSPRALPLSAAEPPGRRRELLHTEVQNLMARAEYLKEQVKMRESHWEAETLDKEGLSESVRSSCTLQ